GTCTTCTGGACCGCATCGGCAACACGCCTCTCCTTCGTCTCGAAAGACTCTCCCGCTGGCTTCCGGCCGGGGTGGAAGTTTACGCCAAGGCCGAATTCACGAATCCCGGGGGGTCCGTCAAAGACCGGGCCGCCAAAAACATGATAATGGAGGCCATCAAAAACGGGGAGCTCACCAAAGACAAAGTCCTCTTGGATTCCACATCGGGAAACACGGGAATCGCCTACGCCATGATCGGCGCGGCCCTGGGTTATCGGGTGGAATTGGTCATGCCGGAAAACGCGTCGGAAAAGAAGCGGATCATCGAAGCCTTTGGCGCCAAGGTGATTTACACCGACCCCCTGGAAGGCTCGGACGGGGCCCAGCGGGAAGCCCAAAGGATGTACGACGCCGATCCCAAACGCTTTTATCTTCCCGACCAGTACAACAACCCCAACAATTGGAAGGCCCATTACAAAACGACGGCCGAGGAAGTCTGGCGGCAGACCGAAGGCCGCGTGACCCATTTCGTCGCGGGGATCGGCACCAGCGGAACGCTCATGGGAACCGGCCGGCGGTTGAAGGAACTCAACCCCAACGTTCGCGTGGTCGCCGTGGAACCCGCCACGCCGCTCCACGGCCTGGAAGGCTTGAAGCACATGGAAACCTCCATCGTTCCGGGCATCTACGAACCCAAGGTCCATGACCGGAAAGTGTCGGTTTACACCGAAGACGCCTACGAAATGTGCTGCCGCATGGCCCGGGAAGAGGGCGTCTTGGTGGGCTATTCCTGCGGGGCGGCCCTTCAAGGGGTTTTTGAAGTGGCCATGGGGTTGGAGGAGGGGGTCCTGGTGACGGTTCTTCCGGATTCCGGCGAACGTTACCTGCACACGCGTTACTGGGAAGAGCTCCTGGACAATTTCGAGGACTACATGAAGGACCACGAACTGTGACCCTGGCCTGGCGCCAATCCCTGGTGGGGGAACTGAAAGCCTGGTCGGAGGAATGTTATCCTTTCGAGGGGTGCGGCCTGCTGATCGGCCGCCAGGAAAAAACCGATCGGCGGCAGGTCGATCGCTTCTTTCCGTTAAAAAACCTGCTTCGCCACCGCGCCCAAGCCGACCCGGGGACCTTGGACACCGCCGCCGGCACCCTGGGCGCCCGGGTGAACACCCAGGGGCAATTCGAATTTGTGATCGACCCGGCGGAATTCAACCGCGCCGTATTGGACGCCGCCCGGGCGGGGCTGGACGTGGTCGGCGTGCTGCACACCCACCCCGACCATCCGGCCAAACCGAGCGCCACCGACGCCGCTCAGCCCCTGTTGGCGGGGTGGTCCAACGTCATCGTCAAGGTGGACCAAGGTCATTTTGTGGAAGCGCGCAGTTGGTTTCGCGCCGAAGAAACGCAACCGTTTGAGGAAGAACCCATCCGGGTTCTCTGAACCCAAGGAGACGCCATGCTTCAAAAAACCCAAACCCCCGTGTCCGTGCCGGATTACGTCGAAGAGGAAATCCGCCGATTTGAAACGAACATCCGCGAGCTTCGCGCCGGACGCATGGACATGGACGATTTTCGCCGGTTCCGGCTGAACAACGGCATTTACGGCATCCGCAACCAAACCGACAAACAGATGATCCGCATTAAAGTCCCCTTTGGTCGTCTGACGCCGGACCAATTGGAAGCCCTGGCCGACGTGACGGAAACCTTCGCTCCGTCTAAAATCGGCCACTGGACGACCCGCCAAAATCTTCAAATCCACATGATCCCCTTGGAAGACACCCCGAAAGTCATGCGGCGTGTGGCCGAATCGGGCTTGACCCCCCGGGAAGGGTGCGGAAACACCGTTCGCAACATCACGGCCAATCCCTACACCGGCGTGCAACCGGGCGAAGTTTTCGATGTGGCGCCCTACGCGGACGCGGCCTTTCATTACTTCTTGCGGAACCCCCTCAGCGCCAATTTGCCCCGAAAATTCAAAATGGCTTTTGAATCCACCGCCGAGGATTACGCCTTGACGGCCATTCACGACATGGCTTTCGTGGCCGAAATCCGCAACGGCGTCCGCGGCTTTCGCACGTACGTCGGCGGCGGCCTGGGCGCCACCCCCCAGGTGGCCATTCGTTTGGAGGATTTCACCCCCGCGGACCTTTTGTTGCCCTCCATCGAGGCCGTCATTCGACTCTTCGACCGCAACGGCGAACGCCAGGACAAGCTTCACGCCCGCATTAAATTTTTGGTCAAAAAATGCGGCGCCGAGGAATTTAAAAAGAAATTCCAAGCCGAACGAAAAGCGGTGATGGGAACGCGCGGGGGAACGATCGATTGGTCCTTCCCGGTTCCCGAAGAAACGGCGCCCCCGGTCCCGACCGGCGTCCCGTCGGCTTCCCCGGCGCCCGGGTTCGACCGCTGGAAATCCACCAACGTCGCCGACCAGAAACAGCCCGGTTACAGCTGGGCCACCGTGGTCCTCCCCTTGGGAGACGTGACGGCCGTTCAAATGCGCCAATTGGCCGACGTGTCCCGCCGGTTGAACGGCGGCCGCCTGCGGACCACCATCGAGCAAAACTTCCTCCTGCGCTGGGTCAAAAACGAGCACCTTCCGGCGCTTTACAACGAATTGGTTAAAATCGGGTTGGCCGCGGCCGGCGCCGGGCGGTTCTCCGACATCACCCGCTGCCCGGGCGCGGACACCTGCCAAATCGCGGTGACCAAATCCCGGGAGTTGGCCAAGGCCTTGAATGGACTTTTCGTTGATGGGCTGAAAGCGGACGCGGACATGGAAGGGTTGCACGTCAAAATATCGGGCTGCACCAATTCCTGCGGCCAACACCACATCGGGACCTTGGGATTCTACGGCACCTACCGCAAGGTCGGCGAGCGGGCCGTTCCTCACTATATGGTCCTGGTGGGCGGATCGACCAAGGAAGGCGAGGTCAAATTCGGCCAACCCGTGGGCGCCTTACCGGCCCGCCGGGTTCCCGACGCTGTCAAAAAGCTAGTGACCCTCTTTAAAGGGGAAAAACAGGGCGCGGAAAGCTTCGCCCAGTGGCTGGAACGCGTGGGAAAACCCCGGATCAAATCCGAAATCCAGGAATTCACCGCGTTGCCGCCCTACGAACAGAACCCCTCGCTTTACTTCGATTGGGGCGAAAACGCCGATTTCAAAGTGGACATCGGCGTCGGGGAGTGCGCGGCTTAACCTCGCCCGGGGGCGCGTGATCCCCCCAAACACCGTGACGGACCTCGACCTCCCCCGCTACGCGCGCCAAATGATCCTCCCCGAAGTCGGGGGGAAGGGACAACAGGCGCTCGCCGCCGCCCGGGTCGCCCTGGTCGGGCTGGGCGGATTGGGTTCTCCCGCCGCTTTTTATCTGGCCGGGGCGGGGGTTGGCACCCTCGGGTTGATCGACGACGACGCGGTCGACGTCTCCAACCTCCATCGACAACCCCTTCACGCCACGCCGGACCAAGGCCGTCCCAAAACGATCTCCGCCCGGGAAAAATTGGCCGCCCTCAACCCCGCGATCCGCCTCGCCGAACATCGCCTTCGTTTGACGGGGAAAAACGCCGCCCCCCTCCTGTCCGATTACGATCTGGTCCTGGACGGTTCCGACAATTTCGACACGCGCTACATCGTCAACGACGCCGCCCAGCGCCGGGGGATCCCCCTGGTGTGGGGGGCGGTTCTTCGTTGGGAAGGGCAGATCATGACGGTCCGCCCCGGACGATCGGCCTGCTACCGCTGCCTTTTCCCCGAACCCCCCGATCCCGCCTTGGCCGCTTCCTGCGCCGACGCGGGCGTCGTGGGCCCCCTGGCGGGGCTCGTGGGGAGCTGGATGGCCCTGGAAGCTTTAAAGATTCTCTGGGGAGCGGGCGCGCCCCTCGTGAACCGACTGCTGTTGATCGACGGCCGCTCCGGCCGCGTGCGGGAGCGCGTGGTGGAACGGCGAAAAACCTGCCCGGCCTGCGCCCCCGGCGCCGGCGTCTCGACGGCCGTTTGACATTCCCCGGGCAAATTTCTTTAATGGGCACGCTTCTTCAACGGCGCAGGGCACCGGACCGCGGGGGAGCGACACCGGAATCCCGTTGGTCGCCCGAATTTTAAACGAAACACCGAAACGTCGCCTTGCATCGGCGGCCCCGAGCCGCGCGGATCGCTTATTTTGCGGGAACCCCCCGCCACCGAAAAAAGAGAGGTAATCATGGCTGAAATGCTCGTCGTGGTCAGCAAGATCAAAAAGATGGTGAAAGAAAAAGGCTTCCGCACCGGTGGCGATTACGTGGACGCGCTGTCCAAAAAAGTCGAAGGCATCGTCAACGACTCCGTGACCAAGGTGCAAAACGAGGGCAAAAAGAAAACCCTCGGCGCCGAAGACCTCTAAACTTTTCCACCGGCGGGCCCCGGCCCGCGGTGTTCCTCATGGCCGCTTTTACTCCGGAGGACATCGGGCGCCTGTTTACACCGTTGGCGCCCCGTTATCGACGCTTCAACCGATGGGCCAGCCTCGGGCAGGACAATCGCTGGCGGCGATCGCTGATCGCCGAAATTCAAGGACACCGACGGGTGTTGGACGTCGGCACCGGCACCGGAGAGCTGGCGTCTTTGGCCGCCGCGCGCGGCGCTTCGGCGGTGGGGCTGGATGTCAGCCCGGGCATGCTGGTTGAGGCCCGGCGGCGCCGGCCCGAAGGCGCGTGGGTGTTGGGGGACGGTAAAACGTTTCCCTTCCCGGACGGCGTGTTCGACGCCGTGGTGTCCGCCTACGTGATGCGCAACTTGTTCAAGGGCGGCGTCTTGCCGGACGTCCTGCGGGAAGCCCGGCGCGTTCTGGCCCCTGGCGGCCGGTTGGTATTTTTGGATTTAACGAGACCCGAAGGGGTCTTTCAACGGTGGGGGCATGGTTTGTATAATCGGACCATCCTGCCGGCGTTGGGTCGTTGTTTTTTCGGCGAACATTGGCCCGGGGGTTATCTGGCGGATTCGATTGACGCGTTGCCCCCCGCGGACGAACTTCGGTTGATTTTCCAAACCTGCGGTTTTCGGTCTTTAACGCTCCGCCCGTTGTGGGGGGGCGTCGTCTCGCTGTTCATTGGGAGTGCCTCGTGACGTTTCAATATCTTCAGGTTCTGGTGTTCGCGCTCATCGGCTTCACTTTTTTCTCCGTCCTCCTGCTGGCGGCGGGATTGGTGCGGGAGCGCGGCACCACCAAAGACACCACCGCCTACGAGTGCGGCATGGAGCCCGTGGGCTCAGCCTGGATCTCGCCCAACATTCGTTTTTACGTTTTCGCCCTCTTGTTCGTGGTTTTCGACGTCGAAGCGCTTTTTGTTTTTCCCTGGGCGGTCCAGTTCCGGGCCCTGGGGGTCGAAGGGTTTGTCGCGGTCATGCTTTTTGTCGGCGTTCTTTTTTTCGGGCTCGTCTACGCCTGGAAAAAAGGCGCTTTGAGATGGGAGTGACGACGTGGGCGGCCTGATTTTCGAAAAACTACCCGGCGTTTCCCATAAACTTCCCGGCGGGGAACTGCTCCTCACCACCGTGGACCTGTTTGTCGACTGGACGCGCAAATCCAGCATCTGGCCCCTGACCTTCGGTTTGGCCTGTTGCGCCATTGAAATGATGGCGGCCTATTCCACCCGGTTTGACGTCAACCGCTTCGGCGTGATCCCCCGCCCTTCGCCCCGCCAAGCCGACCTCATGATCATCGCCGGCACCGTCACCAAAAAGATGGCTCCCGCCATCGAAAAGCTGTATTACCAGATGCCCGAACCCCGCTTTGTGATCTCCATGGGGGCCTGCGCCAATTGCGGCGGCCCCTATTTCGATTCGTACTCCGTGGTCAAAGGGGTGGATCGCGTCATCCCCGTCGACGTCTACATCCCCGGCTGTCCGCCCCGTCCGGAAGCCCTGCACAACGCCATTTTGGCCCTGCAAAAGAAAATCGACACGATGTACGTCGCGGGCCTCAAGGTCAAGGTCGGATGATCGTGGAAAAAGCCGCCCTCCTTCAAACCCTGCATCAACATTTTGCCGACGTTCAGGACGTCGTGTCGGCGGATCCCAAGTTCGTGCGGGGGGGGGACGAGCCCCAAATCAAAGTTCCCGCGGCTAAAATTTTCGACGTGGCGGCCTTCCTTAAGAACGACCTGCGCTTCGACCTCCTCAATTTCTTTACCGCCGTCGATTACGTCAAAGAAAATCGATTCGAATTGGTTTACCATTTCATGCAAACCGACGCCCCCACCGCCGAGATATTCCTGAAGGTTGATCTCCCCCGGGACGGCGAACCCGCGCTCCCCTCCCTCACGCCCCTCTACGCGGCGGCCGATTGGCAGGAGCGGGAAACCTACGATTTGTTCGGCATTCGGTTTAACGGCCACCCCAACCTTCGCCGGATTTTGCTTTGGGAAGGCTACAACGGTTGGCCGCTGCGAAAAGACTACGTCCACACGGCGGACAAATACGACAACGGGTCCGAGATCGGCCTGCCCAAAGCCGCCCCGGCCGCCCACGGAGCCGCCCAATGACGACGCCTCTCGCCGGTCCGGCCGGCCAGGTCAACGAACGCGCCGATTCCCTCTTGCCGGGTCCCTCCTTTGAAACCAAGATGGAGCGGATCTCCGAACACGAAATGCTTCTCAACATGGGCCCCCAGCATCCTTCGACCCACGGCGTGTTGCGCGTGGTCCTGCGTTTGGACGGAGAAATGGTGACCGGCGCCGTCCCCGACCTGGGCTACCTGCACCGGGGCGTGGAGAAACTCGCCGAAAACCGCACTTACTCCCAATTCATCATATTGACGGACCGGGACGACTACCTCTGCGCCATGCTCAACAACTGGGCCTATTGCTTGACGGTGGAGAAACTCCTGAAAGTCGAAATCCCGGAACGGGCCCAGTATCTGCGGGTCATCGCCGGGGAATTGAACCGGATCGCCTCCCACCTGCTTTTCATCGGGACCTTCGGCATCGACATCGGCGCCTTCACCCCTTTCCTTTACGCCTTCGGCCGCGAACGGGAAATGATCATGGACCTCTTTGAGCAACTCTGCGGCGCCCGCATTACCTACAACTACGTGCGCATCGGCGGGGTCTCCAACGACGTGCCCGAGGGCTGGATCGAGAAGGCCAAGAAGTTTGTGGCCCACATGAAGACCTGCCTCAAGGAATACGATGATCTGCTGAGCTACAACCCCATTTTCATGGACCGAACCAAGGGCATCGGCGTTCTTTCCAAGGAAAAAGCCATTGCCTACGGTGTGACGGGTCCGAACCTGCGCGCCAGCGGCGTCAACCTGGACCTCCGCAAGAGCGCCCCCTACGGGATCTACTCGAAATTTCAATTCGACGCGGCCGTTCGGACCAACGGCGATTGCTGGGACCGCTACATGGTCCGGCGGGATGAAATCGAACAATCTTGCCGAATTTTGGAGCAGGCTTTGGAAAGCTTCCCCGCGGGCGAAATCCTGGGCAAAGTGCCCAAGGCCAACCTTCGTCCGCCCGCCGGAGAGGCGTACGGCCAGTTGGAAGGCGCCCGTGGTATTCTGGGAGTCTATTTGGTGTCCGATGGGGGCTTGAGCCCCTACCGCCTGCACCTCCGAGCCCCTTCCTACATCAATTTGGCGACCCTTCAAGAAATTCTCACGGGTTGGAAAGTGGCGGACGTGATCGCCATTTTGGGCTCCATTGACATCGTGTTGGGCGAGGTCGACCGCTAATGGCCAAGGGACCGTGGGCGGTCACGGGGCCCTGGGCCCCCAATCAAACCCCTCAAGGCATCCGAGGGCGTTACCTCCGTTCTTTCCTGGTGTTGGGAGTGCTTCTGGGCGGCCTCTTTGGAATCACGCTCCTCATCGGGGAACCCGCGCGCCTTTTTGCTTTGGGTTTCGAATTTCTCACCGCTCAAGTGGCCAAGCACGGCCTTCCGGCTTGGATTCCGTCCCTGGTGGCCTTGGTGGTCCCCTGCTCCATCCTGCTGGGGCTTATTCAAGTGCTTCCCATCTTTCTGGTCTGGTGGGAAATGAAGATCGCCGCCCACATTCAGGTCCGGTTGGGCCCCATGCGGGTCGGTTGGTGGCACGGAGCGCTCCAAACCATCGCCGACGGCATGAAGCTCCTTTTTAAAGAAGACATCGTCCCGGACGGGGCGGATCGGGTGTTGCACTTCCTGGCCCCGATCATTGTGGTGGCTCCGGCTTATCTGTGCTTCGCTCCCATTCCTTTCGGCAACGGGAGCCTGGCGGCGGTCAATTTGGACGTGGGCCTGCTTTTCATTTTGGGCGTTTCGGGCCTGACGGTCATCGGTCTCTTGATGGCCGGCTGGAGCTCCAACAACAAATATTCGGTCCTGGGCGGTTTGCGGGCGGCGGCTCAAATGGTTTCTTACGAAATCCCCCGTGTGATTGCCGTTTTGCCCGTGGTCATGTGGGCCGGGACGCTTTCGCTGGGGGGCCTGATGGACGCCCAGAAAGGCCTCTGGATGGGGTTCTTGCCGCGTTGGTTTATTTTCTATCCCGTTATTGGCCAAATCGCTTTCATCATCTACATCGTCTGCTCCATCGCCGAAACGAACCGGACGCCTTTTGACATCGCCGAGGCGGAATCCGAACTCACCTCGGGCTTCCACACCGAATATTCCGGCATGAAGTGGGCCATGTTCTTCATGGCCGAATACGCCTACATGTTTCTGGCTTCGGCGTTGGGCACCGTCCTTTTCCTGGGCGGGGGCTCGTCGCCCTGGCCCTTCTTGGACTTCGTTCCCTCTTTTGTGTGGTTCTTCGCCAAAAGCTTCTTTATCGTCTTCCTCTTTATCTGGTTCCGTTGGTCCTACCCCCGCCTTCGGGTCGATCGATTGATGGAATTTTGCTGGAAATTCCTCCTCCCCTGGTCCCTGGTCAATGTGGCCTTGGCCGGCGCGGTCTTCCTTTACCGATCATGAACTACTTTAAAACCATCGTCTTGAATAGCTGGGCGTTGCTCAAGGGCCTCAAAATCACCCTGTGGCACATGTTTTCACCGGCCATCACGGTTCAGTACCCCTACGAAAAACTGACCCTGTCCGATCGCTACCGGGGCGCCTTGGCGTTTCATCCCGACATCTGCATTTCCTGCGAGATGTGCGTCCGGGCCTGCCCGTCCAACTGCATCTCGTTGGAAGCCAAGCGGAACGAAGAAACAAAAAAGAAAGATTTGGCCTGGTACCGGATCGACTTCGGCAAATGCAATTACTGCCGGCTTTGCGAAGAAATCTGCCCGACCAAACCCAAGTCGGTTCACCACACCAAGGAATACGAGCTGTCCTTCTCCCACCGGGGGGAATTTATGCAGGAATGGAAAACCTCCGTCCCCCAACCCGCGGCGTCGGAAGCGGGGCAAATTTGGGGGCCTTCGTCGCGCGCGGCCAGAAACTCGGACCCAACCCCGCCACCAACGCCTCGGAGACGGGCTCTTCCCCGGTGGCCTGACATGATCGCGAAAATCGTTTTCGGGTTCCTGGCGGTATTGGTTTTGGTTCCAGCCGGCCTCGCCGTGACCGTCAAAAACATTTTCCATTGCGCCCTCTGGCTGGTCTTGAGCCTCACGGGGGTGGCCGGGCTCTTTGCCCTGCTGGGGGCCGACTTCCTCTTTGTGGCCCAGATCCTGGTGTACACCGGCGGCATTACGGTGCTTCTGCTTTTTGTGGTCCTTTTGTCGGGCAACCCCAAGGACTGGATTGTCAAACAGGTCAACGGGCAATGGGTTTGGGGCCTGGCGCTCTCCGCTATTTTCGTCGGGCTTTTGTCCACCCTGTTCAAGCAGATTCCGGAACCGATTGAACTGACCGTGGCCGCCCCCACGTCGGCCCCGTTGGGTTTGATGCTGGTCCGAGACATGCTGCTTCCCTTTGAGGCCGTCTCGTTGGTCCTGCTCGCGGCCCTGGTGGGCGCCATTCATTTTTCCAAGAGGAATTCCTAATGCTCCCGCTTTTCGGCTACACGATGGTGAGCGGCGTATTGGTGTCTCTGGGGATTTTCGGCGCTCTTTCCCGCCGAAACACCTTGAGCGTCCTGATCGCCATCGAGCTCATCTTCAACGCCGCCAACATCAACCTGGTGGCCTTCAATCGCTATTTACACCCGGGACAACCGACGGGCCAGGCTTTCGCGATTTTCGTCATCGCCCTGGCGGCGGCCGAGGCGGTCGTGGGCTTGGCCTTGGTGCTCACCGTCTATCGACAGTTTAAAACGGTCCTGTCCGAAGACTTGAATCTGTTGAAGGGTTAACATGCTCGACCACGCTTACCTTATCCCGCTTCTGCCCCTGGCCGCTTCGGTTCTGATCCTCTTTTTCGGCCGATGGTTGCCGCTTGAAGGGGCCTTCATCGGCATCGCCGTCGCCGCCTGGGGTCTGATCCAGTCCTGCATCATCTTGGGGGGCGTATACCTTCACCCGGCCGATCTCCTGGTGCACGAAGGCATCACGGGGCGTTACTTTGAAATGGCCCGGGATTGGTTCACCGTGGGCAATTTCCGCATGGAATTGGGCGTGATGATCGACGGCATGGCCGCCATGATGCTGGTGGTGGTCACCCTGGTTTCCTTCCTGGTTCAAGTTTACTCCCTGGGCTACCAACACGGGAAACCCCGGTTCGGCCGTTACTACGCCTACCTGTCTTTTTTCACCGCCGCCATGCTGATCCTGGTGGTGGCCAACAACCTCCTGCAATTCTTCATCGGCTGGGAACTCATGGGCGTGTCGTCTTATCTCTTGATCGGATTTGAATTCGAACGGCCCGCCGCCGCTTACGCCAGTCGGAAAGCCTTCATCACCACCCGCGTCGGGGATTTGGGTTTCTACGCGGGCCTGTTGCTCCTCTTCACCGCCCTGGGCACGGCCAACTTCGGCATCATCAGCGCCGAGCATGTCCAAGCCATCGGTCCGGGCCTGGCCACGGCTATTTCGCTTCTCCTCTTCTGCGGGGCCGTGGGGAAATCCGCCCAGCTGCCCTTGCACGTGTGGCTCCCCGACGCCATGGAAGGCCCGACGCCCGTATCGGCCTTGATTCACGCGGCGACCATGGTGGCGGCCGGGGTGTTTCTCCTGGGCCGTTTCAGTTACATCTTTGAGCTTTCGCCCATCGCCCAAACCGTCGTCGCCTGGACGGGGGGACTGACCGCCTTGGGCGCCGCCTTGAGCGCCATCACCGCCACCGACATCAAGAAAGTTCTCGCCTACTCGACCATCAGCCAATTGGGCTACATGGTGTTGGCCATGGGCGTGGGCGACCACCAGGCCGGGATGTTCCATTTGACGACCCACGCCTTTTTCAAAGCCCTGCTGTTCCTGGGCGCCGGCAGCGTGATTCATTCCGTTCACACCAACGAGATGCCCCTCATGGGCGGTTTGGGGAAAAAGATGCCGGTGACGTTCATCACCATGGCCTGCGCCTGGCTGGCCATCATCGGGTTTCCGTATATTTCCTCGGGGTTTTACTCCAAAGAAGCCATTTTGTCCGCGGTGTATGAAAAGCACGAATACGTCCTTTTCGCCATCGCCGGATTCACCGCGCTCCTCACCACGTTTTACATGACCCGCCTCATGATCCTGACCTTCATCGGCACGCCCCGGGACGCCCACCGGTTCCAACACGCCCACGAAAGCGGGGCGTCCATGACCCTGCCGTTGTCGTTGCTGGCGGTCTTGTCCATCGTCTCCGGGTTTCTGCTTCACTACATTTGGCCCTTCGCCAAGCTCGTGCCCAAAGCCGCGGAAGTCGTGGCCGAAGCGTCGACCGAAGCGGCGAGCGAACCCGGCCATCTGGTGGTCCTCGGCGTCTCCCTGGCCGCGCTCACCCTCGGGTTGATCGGCGCCTACGCGGTGTACATCGTGGGAAGCCCCGATCCCAAAAAATTGGCCGAAAAATTTCCCCGGCTTTACACCGCCCTGGGCACCCGGTATTTCGACGCGTTTTACTTGAAGCTGGTGGACGTTCTTTGCTTCAAACCGGCCGCCTTTCTGGCGGCCTTTGATTACGAAGTCATCGATCAATTTTTCGTGGACGGCCTCGGCACCCTCGGGCGCTTCCTGTCCCGCGTTAAAAGCTGGATCGACGACCACATTGTCGACGGCGTGTTCGTCAACGGCTTCGGTTGGATCGCCCTTCGGGTCGGGGCGGGGTTGCGTTCCCTGCAAACCGGGGTCGTCCAAAACTATTTGCTCGCCGCGGCCCTGGGGGTCTTTGCCATGATCCTGTGGGCGGTCGGCGCTTTCGGCTGATTTCTTAGAACTCTAGAGGAGTATTGTCCATGTCTTTGACGCTAATCACTTTCCTGCCCTTGATCGGGTCCGCGGTTATTCTACTGATGCCGAAGGAGAAAAAGGGCCTCATCCGTGCCCTCGCCACCGCTTTCGCGGGCGCGGCCTTCCTGGTCTCGATTCAGGCCTACTTGAATTACAACGGCGGGACCGCCGAAATGCAATTGGTGGAACGGCACGCCTGGATTCCGGTCTTCGACATTCATTACTACCTGGGCGTGGACGGCCTGTCGATGCCCCTGGTGCTGTTGACCACCCTTCTGTCGCTCGTTTCCGTCATCGCGTCCTTCGGCATCGAGAACCGGGTGAAAGAATATTTCTTC
The window above is part of the Elusimicrobiota bacterium genome. Proteins encoded here:
- a CDS encoding class I SAM-dependent methyltransferase — protein: MAAFTPEDIGRLFTPLAPRYRRFNRWASLGQDNRWRRSLIAEIQGHRRVLDVGTGTGELASLAAARGASAVGLDVSPGMLVEARRRRPEGAWVLGDGKTFPFPDGVFDAVVSAYVMRNLFKGGVLPDVLREARRVLAPGGRLVFLDLTRPEGVFQRWGHGLYNRTILPALGRCFFGEHWPGGYLADSIDALPPADELRLIFQTCGFRSLTLRPLWGGVVSLFIGSAS
- a CDS encoding cysteine synthase family protein translates to MTSAATQLGLGLLDRIGNTPLLRLERLSRWLPAGVEVYAKAEFTNPGGSVKDRAAKNMIMEAIKNGELTKDKVLLDSTSGNTGIAYAMIGAALGYRVELVMPENASEKKRIIEAFGAKVIYTDPLEGSDGAQREAQRMYDADPKRFYLPDQYNNPNNWKAHYKTTAEEVWRQTEGRVTHFVAGIGTSGTLMGTGRRLKELNPNVRVVAVEPATPLHGLEGLKHMETSIVPGIYEPKVHDRKVSVYTEDAYEMCCRMAREEGVLVGYSCGAALQGVFEVAMGLEEGVLVTVLPDSGERYLHTRYWEELLDNFEDYMKDHEL
- a CDS encoding NADH-quinone oxidoreductase subunit D; this translates as MERISEHEMLLNMGPQHPSTHGVLRVVLRLDGEMVTGAVPDLGYLHRGVEKLAENRTYSQFIILTDRDDYLCAMLNNWAYCLTVEKLLKVEIPERAQYLRVIAGELNRIASHLLFIGTFGIDIGAFTPFLYAFGREREMIMDLFEQLCGARITYNYVRIGGVSNDVPEGWIEKAKKFVAHMKTCLKEYDDLLSYNPIFMDRTKGIGVLSKEKAIAYGVTGPNLRASGVNLDLRKSAPYGIYSKFQFDAAVRTNGDCWDRYMVRRDEIEQSCRILEQALESFPAGEILGKVPKANLRPPAGEAYGQLEGARGILGVYLVSDGGLSPYRLHLRAPSYINLATLQEILTGWKVADVIAILGSIDIVLGEVDR
- the ndhC gene encoding NADH-quinone oxidoreductase subunit A, coding for MFALIGFTFFSVLLLAAGLVRERGTTKDTTAYECGMEPVGSAWISPNIRFYVFALLFVVFDVEALFVFPWAVQFRALGVEGFVAVMLFVGVLFFGLVYAWKKGALRWE
- a CDS encoding HesA/MoeB/ThiF family protein, whose product is MIPPNTVTDLDLPRYARQMILPEVGGKGQQALAAARVALVGLGGLGSPAAFYLAGAGVGTLGLIDDDAVDVSNLHRQPLHATPDQGRPKTISAREKLAALNPAIRLAEHRLRLTGKNAAPLLSDYDLVLDGSDNFDTRYIVNDAAQRRGIPLVWGAVLRWEGQIMTVRPGRSACYRCLFPEPPDPALAASCADAGVVGPLAGLVGSWMALEALKILWGAGAPLVNRLLLIDGRSGRVRERVVERRKTCPACAPGAGVSTAV
- a CDS encoding NADH-quinone oxidoreductase subunit C, with the translated sequence MEKAALLQTLHQHFADVQDVVSADPKFVRGGDEPQIKVPAAKIFDVAAFLKNDLRFDLLNFFTAVDYVKENRFELVYHFMQTDAPTAEIFLKVDLPRDGEPALPSLTPLYAAADWQERETYDLFGIRFNGHPNLRRILLWEGYNGWPLRKDYVHTADKYDNGSEIGLPKAAPAAHGAAQ
- a CDS encoding NADH-quinone oxidoreductase subunit B, producing MIFEKLPGVSHKLPGGELLLTTVDLFVDWTRKSSIWPLTFGLACCAIEMMAAYSTRFDVNRFGVIPRPSPRQADLMIIAGTVTKKMAPAIEKLYYQMPEPRFVISMGACANCGGPYFDSYSVVKGVDRVIPVDVYIPGCPPRPEALHNAILALQKKIDTMYVAGLKVKVG
- a CDS encoding nitrite/sulfite reductase, producing the protein MLQKTQTPVSVPDYVEEEIRRFETNIRELRAGRMDMDDFRRFRLNNGIYGIRNQTDKQMIRIKVPFGRLTPDQLEALADVTETFAPSKIGHWTTRQNLQIHMIPLEDTPKVMRRVAESGLTPREGCGNTVRNITANPYTGVQPGEVFDVAPYADAAFHYFLRNPLSANLPRKFKMAFESTAEDYALTAIHDMAFVAEIRNGVRGFRTYVGGGLGATPQVAIRLEDFTPADLLLPSIEAVIRLFDRNGERQDKLHARIKFLVKKCGAEEFKKKFQAERKAVMGTRGGTIDWSFPVPEETAPPVPTGVPSASPAPGFDRWKSTNVADQKQPGYSWATVVLPLGDVTAVQMRQLADVSRRLNGGRLRTTIEQNFLLRWVKNEHLPALYNELVKIGLAAAGAGRFSDITRCPGADTCQIAVTKSRELAKALNGLFVDGLKADADMEGLHVKISGCTNSCGQHHIGTLGFYGTYRKVGERAVPHYMVLVGGSTKEGEVKFGQPVGALPARRVPDAVKKLVTLFKGEKQGAESFAQWLERVGKPRIKSEIQEFTALPPYEQNPSLYFDWGENADFKVDIGVGECAA
- the nuoH gene encoding NADH-quinone oxidoreductase subunit NuoH, giving the protein MAKGPWAVTGPWAPNQTPQGIRGRYLRSFLVLGVLLGGLFGITLLIGEPARLFALGFEFLTAQVAKHGLPAWIPSLVALVVPCSILLGLIQVLPIFLVWWEMKIAAHIQVRLGPMRVGWWHGALQTIADGMKLLFKEDIVPDGADRVLHFLAPIIVVAPAYLCFAPIPFGNGSLAAVNLDVGLLFILGVSGLTVIGLLMAGWSSNNKYSVLGGLRAAAQMVSYEIPRVIAVLPVVMWAGTLSLGGLMDAQKGLWMGFLPRWFIFYPVIGQIAFIIYIVCSIAETNRTPFDIAEAESELTSGFHTEYSGMKWAMFFMAEYAYMFLASALGTVLFLGGGSSPWPFLDFVPSFVWFFAKSFFIVFLFIWFRWSYPRLRVDRLMEFCWKFLLPWSLVNVALAGAVFLYRS
- a CDS encoding M67 family metallopeptidase, which translates into the protein MTLAWRQSLVGELKAWSEECYPFEGCGLLIGRQEKTDRRQVDRFFPLKNLLRHRAQADPGTLDTAAGTLGARVNTQGQFEFVIDPAEFNRAVLDAARAGLDVVGVLHTHPDHPAKPSATDAAQPLLAGWSNVIVKVDQGHFVEARSWFRAEETQPFEEEPIRVL